atccgtaaagttcatagaaacatgtcaaacgtttttaccatgtggaagccataggaaaatgaatctggttgatatccctttaaatggagggaagccatgcaatggaacagggagctttcaaaatagaaggcaCCTCCtctttggattttcctcaggttttcgcaatatcagttctgtactcacagacaatattttgactgttttggaaactgtagagtgttttctatcctaatctggcaattatatgcatattctagtttctgggcctgagaaataggcagtttcattttggttcatccaaacatcaaaatactgccccctacactcaacaggttaaaataacatcaaattgatcagaaatacagtgtagacattgttaatgctgtaaataactattgtagctggaaacggcttatTTTAttgatggaatatctacagaggcccgttatcaacaaccatatttattttttatggaatatctacataggcgtacagaggaccattatcagcaaccatcactcctgtgttccaatggcacgttgtgttagctaatccaagttgatcattttaaaaggctaattaatcattataaaacccttttgcaattatgttagcacagctgaaaacggttgttctgattaaagaagcaataaaactggccttctttagactagttgagtatctggagcatcagcatttgtgagttcaattataggctcaaaatgaccagaaacaaagacctttcttctgaaactcgtcagtctattcttgttctgagaaatgaaggctattccatgagagaaatcgCCAAGAAacagaagatctcgtacaacgctgtgtactactcccgtcacagaacagcgcaaactggctctaaccagaatagaaagaggagttggaggccccagtgcacaactgatcaagaagacaagtacattagagtgtctagtttgagaaacagacacctcacaagtcctcaaccagcttcattaaatagtacctgcaaaacaccagtctcaaagtcaacagtgaagaggcgaccccGAGATGCtggcagtcatttacaacattaatctacactgtatttctgatcaatgtgatgtttaaaaaaaaaatgcaattctATCAACTGTATTTCTACAGTTCATTTCCAGGAGGAGAAAGGAAAACCAGTATGCTAATCTACTACAGACTCTCTGAGTTGGCTGTAATATAATAATAGCTATAGACGAGGCTACAGCTGAAATATCAACTTCTCTTCATTCATTCTAATACATACTATTTTACTGATGTTGCTTACCTCTCCACGCtacttctctcctcctttctgtcaaCTATAGCAGACCACTATTCTGTCATTGAATACCAgcaacagtagtgtgtgtgtgtgtgtttgagtgtcttTAGGACTAATGAATGACCACCAGGTGGCAGTATTTGCTCATAGAACCACTAATGTTCAGTACATTAAACCATTAACTCTGACCCCATTCTAAATCTATCTTACATCCTATGCCCTTGAGGATATCTGAGACGATTTTACAGGTGTAAGAAATGTGTGTAAGCAATTTTAAAACATTAATCAATATTTTTCATCCCCTCATTGACCTTTAAACATGAAGaaggtagtgatgatgatgatgatgatgatgatgatgatgatgatgatgatgatgattaacATCAATTGGTCATCTCTGACTTGATAATGACGATAACCAAACGTATTACAAAAAGTGAAAAGCAACTCTTTAACATTTATTTTACCAAAGATGTTATTTACTTCACACTACAGAGTTTAATAGTTGGATCCAGCTGGTGTTTTGTATAAATGACCACTGAACAAAAGGGTAACATTGCAGATGGTGCCTTTATTTAAAACAATCTCATCTTTAGAGAGATTCTCCAACGTCGTCTCTTCCAAAATGTGGACATCAGCGCTTTCTGGAACACAGGAAGGGACGTTTGTACCAGCATGGGGCATCGTTCTGACCGCGAGAAGCTGGGAacgagagaaacacagagagttaGGTATTATCTTTGTTTTATAAATATGTAGCTAAAAAAGGAACAAATTCCCTTTAAGATGTATTTAACTTCTATCCAAATGTTTGATGTATAATGAGCAGGAAACTAGTCTGGTGACAGGATTGTACCTCCATAGTTCATCTCCATGCAATGCTCCCGGCTGTTCGTGTTGTCTTTCACAACAAAGTGGTCAGAGTTAGAGGGTTGACCCGGGGCCCAGTTCTGGTAGTTAAACCTGGACCCGTCGCTCCACAGCCAGAGACCCTCCTACAGAGCACATAGGACGATGCATCACTAGCAGACAGTAAACACTATAAATACACACTGTAGTTACTGTCTTTAAAGAGGCAATCTGGGAATTGAAAAAAAATGCTTCTGACCTTGATGGCATCGTTGGCTCCTATCCAGGTGCGCTGGACTTTCCTGGTACTATTCCTGATGACAGACTGAAGGAAACGATACTGGGGAAGGCTGTGCACTGATGCCAGGTTACCTCCCAGGAGCAAACATTtcctctggagagagacagaggggagaaagaaagagagtcagagagagagagagaggagagaagaagtgagagagagagacagaggggagaaagaaagagagagagaggagagaagaagtgagagagagagagagacagaggggagaaagaaagagagacagagagatgagaggggg
The genomic region above belongs to Oncorhynchus kisutch isolate 150728-3 linkage group LG16, Okis_V2, whole genome shotgun sequence and contains:
- the LOC116354072 gene encoding galactose-specific lectin nattectin-like encodes the protein MATWPEAERKCLLLGGNLASVHSLPQYRFLQSVIRNSTRKVQRTWIGANDAIKEGLWLWSDGSRFNYQNWAPGQPSNSDHFVVKDNTNSREHCMEMNYGASRGQNDAPCWYKRPFLCSRKR